The genomic segment CAGAGTAACTGTGTGGAGAATCTTCCAACGTGGAAAAGTACGACGGAGACATGGAAACAGTAATAATGTGATAAAGCTCCAAAGGAGGAGGATGACAGAGTGGACTGGATGCAGGAGGGCGGAGCTGAGGAGAACGATGGAGTGAACACACGAAACAGAAATGAACTGAACCAAACTTACACGCTACGGACAGGATGCATTAGAGAGAACACAGAGGGAATTGTCTCTAGGTTAGGAGTTAAGAAACGGGATAATTTGGAACTGTGACGGGAAGAatatgtcatagtccggtccgtaaTGTCCGTGTTTCGGTTCACGGCCCGGTGTATGCTTCCTTGTTCCGgagtttctggttttccccagtttctgttgtggacACATGTTTCTcgttttcaggctgagacataaatacctctgcaaaccagggattccctgctgcactgttctgttcccctccttgtctttcttcccatcGCCTGGcactctgcctggatacctcgcctgactctctggatacctcgcctgaccctctgcctggatacctcgcctgactctctgcctggatacctcgcctgactctctgcctggatacctcgcctgactttctgtctggatacctcgcctgaccctctgcctgctcacctagcctggataccaCGCCCGTATCGCTGAAGTCttaccgccggagcaagaccggagccttgttagatttagataaggaactatctttcgttgtgtggaattTTCTCTCGGTGTGCACGCGttcgctaggtgggtccggccgtttgccgccaccttgtgttgggatccgtctcttcatgttcagtgttctctgtatgagtcccggccctacgtcctgttccaaAGGAGGGATACCGGCTCTGTGTTAACTATGTGAGTCCCGactctacgtcctgttcccacggaaaggtcccggctctgtgttccgtgctccTTGTCCAAGGTtccgtgctcctgaaggccctcgtccagtccgtgcctagtacagtcctatccgagtcctgtccatgtgcttttCCCTGTCACTGTGcctcgccctacccaggagttccacacccaagtcatgtccagtcctgtatccTCATCTTGTCCTCGTCTacttctggagtccgagcccgagtgaAGTATCACTGGGTCCtttcccagtctctggctcggagtccatccccaagcctcgaagtaccctagcctcaggaccaagaccccagcctgcaggcctcaaaccaagaccccagacttcaagcctcaagactccagaccccaagcctgtttccaagctcaagcctgaagaccccaagcctgtctctaatctgaagcctcaagaccccagcctccagtcctacagtcatgtcatgtccttgcctagatcTGGGGCCCGAACCGGAgggaagacccaggttctgggtccttgcccaatctctggctcggggtccaagcccaagtctgcgtcCTTACCCCTGCTCCTTGCTTGTTATCTGTCACTTCCCTACTCtcgtcaagtcctgttcctctgTTCTTTGTACTTCACTGACTGTgtgttgcatttgggtccattcacgacctccgcccccccccattgtgacagaatATCCTTTGAGGAATGTAGTGAATGTTAGTAAATTTTTACCCGAAGTTCCGTGGGGTCTCTGTCTTTGAAATACTTCCTAATAGCCATTTCTTAATATAAAGTCAACGGGATTAGATTTGGAACAAAACAAGAACGTCTTCGTGGGGAAATATTAGTCGTGATAATGTCTCATTAAGGAATAGCTTTTGCTTCTATTTCATATGCCCACTCGGATTTCCGCGTATTTTTACAGTGTGATCGCTATACCCCAGTTATTACCCAGGAGGCTATGCTCTATTTGCCCCGTTTCGTCCTCCTGCAACTCTCTCACTTACGTGTCTATTACCATATGGCGTGGAGCATTCTTGTGGATGAGATTTTGACGGGATGCGTATCTCGCCCAATTGTCCACTGAGAGAATGCTCAGAAGTGGAAGGAATAGACAGGCTACGGAGCTGACGGATGGTACTGCGGAAATTTCACCTCAGCTAGCTGAAGGATGGACGTCCGCGGTGGAGGGAGGGCTATTCGGGCATGACTGAAACAGCGCTGAACTCTGGGATCATGGGCCTGATTTGGACGAGACCTTGGAGTGAGTTAGATACGAAGGCATAGAACTATAAACCGAACGAACTCGATTTCGTTGTGCCGTTATTCGTGCAAACACTTGAGTCGGcgtggtcttttgccggggaaATCTTGTCTCACAAATTTAACTGTGCTTTTAAAGGAAAAAGGGAAAAGCACATGACGACTTAACGAAGCGAAAGGTAGATAGAGTTTGGATTGACTTTAGTAATGTTTAGTAATGTTATACTTGCATTGTACACCAAGGCTTTGAGTGGAAGAATTCCGACTCGGTCTAACAACTATACAAAGCACTGGTTAGAGCAGACGAAGAGTAATGATTGCAATCATGATTGCCACGCCATGGGAAGTATGTTGTAAGAACTGAGGGATGGCAGATCAAAATTCACCAGATCGTTTCATGGTCTGCGGGGAAGGGGATAAACTACAAGGAGGAGATTGATTATTTCAAATAGAAAATAAACTGAAGGGTCCTTGTAGAAGGTTTGTTTTTATAATTATGAGTAGGTGTATATTGTACAGATAGCCAACAGCTTTGTTTTTTCCTACCTCAGCAGTGGCTAAAACTACAGGCACATACACACTCAGATCTGAAGAGATTGTTTTCTCGCCCAGTGCTGCGTGGTTATGTCTACAGCGGACGTGCTGGATGCAGATGAtaacaaaatgatggaaatgtgGCTGGATGACCCTTGGTTAACAGAAGTAGAGCGGTATACGGGCTGTATCATGGCTCTGGGGATTGGCATAGTCGGGCTGGGGCAGAATCTATGCAATATTTTTCCCCACTGCAATCTACAAGAAGGTAGCTCGGTCACAGCGCTGACCGCAGCGAATCTCCAGTGCCAGTGTAAAAGTCATTGCGATGACTCCACCTTTACCCGAGTTACCCGGCGGCCGAATGAGCCCTGAGTGTCAACGCAGCTGTCAAACGCAACGAGTGAATGAAATCAACTGAGCGATCGGATACCGGGATTGTTGATGACGTCACGGCTGCCAAGGACGCTCTTGCACGGAAATGGAGTTATATTTTATTCCAAGTCAATTCAATAGCGAGGCGCATTATACTTAAACACATAAAACCCAGATGTACATCGCGACCCAATGACGGATGCCCGATCCGGAGAATTAGTACTTAAAGAACATTCGACCTTTAGGAACATGTGCTTTGCTTTAACTGTGTTTTTCAACCAATATTAAGAACAGGGTCCAAGGGGATTTTAACACCAGCCACATTTCTTCTCTAAACTTAGTCTGGGTCGCTGTATAAATGCAGGCGTTCGTGCAGGAACTCAGATACATGAGCATGTAGCCGGCTTCAGTGGCGACAAATGCAGGGTCTGTGTAATCACCGTCGTAATGCGCGGTTCCTGTGAGTCCGGTGATCAGAGAACTTACAGTGACCGTCAGCCACAAGAGAATGAAACTGCCGGACACACTAAAGAGTAAAATGATGGATTTCCGGCGGCCTTCCATCTCCGCATCCttctgtatttgactgctatgaCCGCGCAGTTCTCGGCGCACTTTACTGGCTACTAAAATGCGCCTCACTGTCAGACAGTTAAACAGGGCTATCAGAGCAAAAGGTAATATAACTGTTAAAATACTCTGCAGAGAGGAGAATGCGACTCCCACAAGAGACGTCCTGAACCACGAGCTCGGCTGACAGCCCCATTGAATACCGTTAACTACACGCACAGGTGTAAACTCAAATAGATGCGGGACATGCTGTAAATGCACCAGGAGCGGCACGGTTATAATGCCAGCAACAGCTGTCCTCACTGTGCAATATTTCGCTTTAAGCTTCTGATAACAGATCGCTACAAACCGATCGACTGTGAACAGAACAGTGTACCAGACCGAAGTTTGTAAGCTGGTCGACATGAAGTACAGGACGACCTTACAGGCGGATGTGTGGGACAGGAAGGTGAATGGAAACTGGTACATGACGATATGCGCGATTATACAAAACATCATCACCAGG from the Mobula birostris isolate sMobBir1 chromosome 13, sMobBir1.hap1, whole genome shotgun sequence genome contains:
- the LOC140207921 gene encoding probable G-protein coupled receptor 139; translated protein: MALPTIRQVRIVFYPILTAFGVPANLLTMVVLFRGNCGLSKCISHYMFAMAMADLLVMMFCIIAHIVMYQFPFTFLSHTSACKVVLYFMSTSLQTSVWYTVLFTVDRFVAICYQKLKAKYCTVRTAVAGIITVPLLVHLQHVPHLFEFTPVRVVNGIQWGCQPSSWFRTSLVGVAFSSLQSILTVILPFALIALFNCLTVRRILVASKVRRELRGHSSQIQKDAEMEGRRKSIILLFSVSGSFILLWLTVTVSSLITGLTGTAHYDGDYTDPAFVATEAGYMLMYLSSCTNACIYTATQTKFREEMWLVLKSPWTLFLILVEKHS